One window from the genome of Osmia bicornis bicornis unplaced genomic scaffold, iOsmBic2.1, whole genome shotgun sequence encodes:
- the LOC123989018 gene encoding uncharacterized protein LOC123989018: protein MGSLPASRVQPARAFLRSGVDYAGPITLCMSKGRGQKTVKGYIAVFVCLCTKAVHLEPVSDLSASAFIAAFRREVAELIANEGTNWDFIPPYSPHFGGLWEAAVKSAKRHLLRSVEGHRLTFEELTTLLCQVEACLNSRPLSPLTDDPKDFSALTPNHLITGHSLSAIPESPENLNFDGGHK, encoded by the exons ATGGGCTCCTTACCTGCTTCACGAGTCCAGCCTGCCAGGGCCTTCCTTCGCAGTGGGGTCGACTATGCTGGCCCAATCACCCTCTGCATGTCAAAGGGTCGCGGCCAGAAGACGGTCAAGGGCTACATCGCCGTGTTCGTCTGCCTCTGCACCAAAGctgtccacctggagccagtGTCCGACCTGTCTGCGTCCGCGTTTATTGCGGCCTTCCGACG GGAGGTTGCTGAGCTAATCGCCAACGAAGGAACGAATTGGGATTTTATTCCACCCTACTCACCTCACTTTGGCGGCCTGTGGGAGGCGGCGGTGAAATCCGCGAAGAGGCATCTTCTTCGGTCAGTAGAGGGTCACAGGCTGACCTTCGAAGAACTGACAACATTATTGTGCCAGGTGGAAGCGTGTTTAAATTCACGACCGTTATCACCACTCACGGACGACCCCAAAGACTTCTCCGCACTAACACCGAATCACCTCATTACGGGTCACTCACTGTCGGCGATTCCGGAATCAccggaaaatttaaatttcgacGGAGGACACAAAAG
- the LOC123989020 gene encoding uncharacterized protein LOC123989020: MRGLPLADPEFRLPRRVDVLLGADVCGYLFLENKVGPPGTPSLVRTPFGWSPLGPVSTSDDPASGVARVQLIRGLDDLRNDLQRFWELEEVPSMSPWSPQDTACEEYFKETHSRDELGRYVVRLPFLKATPEDIGVPRRAALQRFMAAERRWEKDSFLQTSYAGFMEEYLRLGHMEPASKCDVANATYLPHHAVWKTTGSGNKRIRVVFDGSYVSGNRPSLNQALASGPRLQSDLWLVLTRWRFPRCVFSTDILKMFRQIAVHPDDRDWQRILWRDEAGNEVRDFRLTTVTYGTTSAPYLALRVLQQLADDEEQRFPLGAAILRRNSYVDDLLAGADDPAKAEESRQQLIGILMAGGFPLDKWTLNYTSQGEPSERDHKFLQASNDTETLGLTWNAVADTLTVTSAKSDQPSTIRTWTKRLVLSYTARLFDPLGWASPVLIRAKTLLQDLWLSGADWDEPLSVRLEESWLQFRQDLEEVKTISLPR; encoded by the coding sequence ATGCGGGGATTGCCGCTGGCCGATCCGGAGTTTAGATTACCACGTAGAGTCGACGTACTTCTTGGAGCCGACGTTTGTGGGTACCTTTTCTTGGAAAATAAGGTAGGCCCTCCTGGAACTCCGTCGCTAGTCCGCACGCCGTTTGGATGGTCCCCTTTGGGGCCGGTTTCGACCTCCGACGATCCAGCTTCAGGGGTGGCTCGGGTGCAACTCATCCGAGGCCTGGATGATCTCCGAAACGACCTGCAAAGATTTTGGGAGCTTGAGGAGGTCCCTTCGATGTCGCCGTGGAGCCCTCAAGACACAGCTTGTGAGGAGTATTTCAAGGAAACGCACTCACGTGATGAACTAGGACGTTACGTGGTGCGGCTTCCATTTCTGAAGGCTACACCCGAAGACATCGGAGTGCCGCGACGTGCCGCTCTTCAACGGTTTATGGCTGCCGAACGAAGATGGGAGAAGGACTCCTTTTTGCAAACATCTTATGCGGGCTTCATGGAGGAGTATCTGAGACTGGGCCACATGGAACCAGCCTCCAAGTGTGATGTCGCTAACGCCACTTACCTGCCTCACCATGCAGTCTGGAAAACCACCGGGTCAGGAAATAAAAGGATTCGAGTTGTTTTTGACGGATCTTATGTTTCAGGCAACAGACCTTCGCTGAACCAGGCTCTTGCGTCAGGACCACGTCTGCAGTCCGACCTTTGGCTGGTGCTCACTCGGTGGAGGTTCCCGAGATGCGTATTTTCTACGGACATACTAAAGATGTTCCGTCAGATAGCCGTTCATCCTGACGATCGAGATTGGCAGCGCATACTGTGGAGAGACGAAGCTGGAAACGAAGTCCGCGACTTTCGTTTAACCACGGTCACCTACGGGACAACTTCAGCCCCTTACCTTGCTCTACGAGTTCTACAACAGCTGGCAGACGATGAGGAACAACGATTTCCTTTGGGCGCAGCCATCTTACGTCGAAATTCCTACGTGGACGACCTGTTGGCTGGAGCCGACGATCCTGCCAAGGCTGAGGAGTCTCGACAGCAGCTAATCGGCATCCTCATGGCGGGCGGGTTCCCTCTTGATAAGTGGACGCTGAACTACACGTCCCAAGGGGAACCTAGTGAAAGAGATCACAAATTCCTGCAGGCGAGCAACGACACGGAGACGCTAGGACTGACTTGGAATGCGGTGGCAGACACGCTTACCGTTACCTCGGCCAAATCGGACCAACCGTCAACCATCCGAACTTGGACGAAACGACTCGTCCTTTCTTACACTGCTCGACTCTTCGATCCGCTTGGATGGGCCTCACCAGTACTCATACGCGCCAAAACACTACTGCAAGATCTTTGGTTGTCAGGAGCAGATTGGGACGAACCGCTTTCAGTCCGCCTGGAGGAGTCGTGGCTTCAGTTTCGTCAAGATCTGGAAGAGGTAAAGACTATCTCATTACCACGTTGA